The Streptomyces sp. JB150 genomic interval TCCCCCGAGGGCGCCCGCGACTTCGTCGTCCCCTCCCGTCTGCACCCGGGCAAGTTCTACGCCCTGCCGCAGGCCCCGCAGCAGTTCAAGCAGCTGCTGATGATCTCCGGCTTCGACCGCTACTTCCAGATCGCGCCCTGCTTCCGCGACGAGGACGCCCGCGCCGACCGCTCGCCGGGCGAGTTCTACCAGCTCGACATCGAGATGAGCTTCGTCGAGCAGGAGGACGTCTTCCAGCCCGTCGAGAAGCTGATGACCGAGCTGTTCGAGGAGTTCGGCGGCGGCCGTCACGTCACCTCGCCGTTCCCGCGGATCCCGTTCCGCGAGGCGATGCTGAAGTACGGCTCCGACAAGCCGGACCTGCGCGCCAAGCTCGAACTCGTCGACATCACCGACATCTTCGAGGGCTCGGAGTTCAAGGCGTTCGCCGGCAAGCACGTGCGCGCCCTGCCCGTCCCGGCCGTCCAGGACCAGCCCCGCAAGTTCTTCGACCAGCTCGGCGAGTTCGCGGTCACCCTCGGTGCCAAGGGCCTGGCCTGGGTCCGCGTCGGCGAGGACGGCAAGCTGTCCGGCCCGATCGCCAAGTTCCTCACCGAGGAGAACGTCAAGGTCCTCACCGAGCGCCTCGGTCTGGAGGCCGGTCACGCCGTGTTCTTCGGCGCGGGCGAGTTCGACGAGGTCTCGAAGATCATGGGCGCGGTCCGCGTCGAGGCCGCCAAGCGCGCCGGCCACTTCGAGGAGGGCGTCTTCCGCTTCTGCTGGATCGTCGACTTCCCGATGTACGAGAAGGACGAGGAGACCGGCGCGATCGACTTCTCGCACAACCCGTTCTCCATGCCGCAGGGCGGCCTGGAGGCCCTGGAGACCCAGGACCCGCTGGACATCCTGGGCTGGCAGTACGACATCGTCTGCAACGGTGTCGAGCTGTCCTCCGGCGCGATCCGGAACCACGACCCGGAGATCATGCTGAAGGCCTTCGAGATCGCGGGCTACGACCGGGAGACCGTCGAGGAGAAGTTCGCCGGCATGCTGCGCGCCTTCCGCTTCGGCGCCCCGCCGCACGGCGGCATCGCCCCCGGCGTCGACCGCATCGTCATGCTCCTCGCCGACGAGCCTAACATCCGCGAGACCATCGCCTTCCCGCTCAACGGCAACGCCCAGGACCTGATGATGGGCGCGCCGACCGAGCTGGAGGAGGCCCGGCTGAAGGAGCTGCACCTCTCGGTGCGCAAGCCGCAGCCCAAGTAGGCGGCCGTAACGCGAAGGGCGCCCGGGAGACCCCGGGCGCCCTTCGCGTTGTCCGCTCCCGTTGGTGCGGCCAGAGCCGCTCGGCGGTGGTCGCCGAGCGGCCGGTCTCAGAACCCGAGGGGCACTGACCAGCTCGTCCGCTCTTGCTTCCACCTGGGCGAGGAAGTCGGCGGGTGCCGTACGCGCGGCTTCCTCCGCGCCGAAGACGTACTCCCATGTCCAGCTCAACCGCGTACTGCCTTCATGGCTTCGTCCAGTACGGCGGCCAGCTCCCGAAGAGCTTGTTCTGCGAGGCCGGGATCCTCATCTTCGAGCATGCTCTGCGCGCGCTCGAAGCGGGCGGACAGACCAGGGCGGCGGGTGATCTCGATGTCTCTGGCCCAACGGAGAACCCAGCTCTGGACAGGGCTCACGGACTGCCACTCGACCGCCTTGGCGAACGCCTCGTCCTTCGTGGCCTGCATCTCGGCGAGGCGGCCCGGGGCCACGACGGCGAGTGCGGCACGCAGGGCGTCGGGCGTCTGCTCGGGGCGGGCGATCAGCTCGCGTCCGCGGTCGGGCAGTGTGCTCGTGGTGTCCTCCAGGAGTACTCCTGCCAGGGTTTCCGGCGCGGGCAGGCCGAGTGTCTGTGTCTTCACGCGGCCTCGCTGTGCTCGCTTCGGCAGTCGCGGCAGCGGCCGGGGGACGGCGCACGGAAGGCGCGGTCGCAGCCGTCGCAGGTCTGGAGGGGGTGGCGGCGCTCGGGAACCGGTGAGGCCGGGGGCCGCAGCGGCGGCGGGGGCGGCAACTGGGCGGCCAGGCGGGCCAGGGGTTCGTTCGGCAGGTTCGCGGTCAGGGCGTGCCGTACGGCGGTCGGGGTGAGGTCGCGTTCCAGCCAGGCGGCGACGCCCGGGGCGAGGTGCTCGGCGTCGGTGGCGGACAGGAGCAGGCGCGGGTCGTGGCGGCGCAGTCCGGCGAGGACGTCGACGGCTGTCCGGAGGAGGGCGGGGGAGGGGTACGACGGCTGGGGGACGGCGGGCAGGCGCTTGCGTGGCGCGGGCTCGTCGGTGGCCGTGCGCCGGGTGGTGGTCCTTCGGGCAGGTGTCTCCCGGGTGGCGCGGTGGCCGGGCCGGTTGCACGAGATCGTGCGGGTGACGATCCGGCCGGTGGGCGTGCGCTCGCGGCTGCGGCGCAGGTAGCCGTGCGTTTCGAGTTCCCGCAGCGCGGCGGCGATCCGGGTGGGGCCCTCGGGGAAGCGGGCGGCGAGGGTCTTGATGTCGACGGCGGTGCCCGGCCGCACCGACTGGATGTAGCAGGCCAATCCGATGGCGAGCAGCGACAGCTCCGGGTGCTGGGCCAGGTCGTTGCCGATCACCGTGAAGTTCTCGGTGTGGCGGACGTGGTCGTGGACGACGCCGGCGGTTCGGTGCCCGTCGGGGTGGTTTTTCGCCGGGATACGGGACTGGACGCGCGCGGGCACGCTACGGTTTTCGGTATCCATCGGGGAGGCCCTATCTTCCTCGGTGGTCAGGCCCTCGCACTGGGAATGCCAGTCCCGGCGAGGGCCGTTTCATGTCTGGGGTTGTCGTGTGCTGCTGACGCTGAGCGTAGGGCAGGCAACCGGTCCCAAATCCAGCCCAGTTGGCATATTCACTCGCGGGAGTGAGCCTGCCCTGCGGGAGGGAGGGGTGGGGCTTGGCGGGGTTCTTTCTCCTCAGTGGGTGGTTCCTGGGGAGCGCAGGTCCGGCCGGAGCGTGGGCCGTCGTGTTCCGGTGGTAGCGGTGCGGCGAGGGTGAGTTCGGCCCAGACCGTCTTGCGGGGTGGCAGGCAGGGGGTGACTCCCCAGCGGTCGGCGAGGGCCGCTACGAGGGTCAGGCCGCGGCCCGACTCCTCGATGGGACCGGCGGACCGGCGCCGCGGAAGCCGGTCACCGCGCGTGTCCGTCACCTCGATGCGGAGGGTCCGGCCGACGACGTAGAGCAGGAGCCGGAAGCTCCGGCCGGGGACGCGGCCGTGGGTTGCCGCGTTGTTCGCCAGCTCGGCCACGATGAGCTGCGCCGGGTCCAAGGGCAGGCCCCACGTCCGCAGTTGTTCCGTGGCGAGCAGGCGGGCGAGGCGGGCGCCTCGGGGCGTGGCAGACAGCAGCACGCTGAAGTTGCGGACAGGGCCGCCGGGTTGGGGAAGTTGCCGATTCACATCACTCAGCGTGGCCGGATGCGCCTACCGTGAGGAGTGACGTCGCGGTTGCGTACGGTGACTGTCCGGTCCTTGTCCGGTGGTGTCCGGGCTTGTCGGGGCGGTGCGCACGGGTAGGGCGTCGCTGGCACGAGGCGGTACGACGGAGGGCGCGCATGTCGGTGGACGGCGAGGTTCGGCGGCTGAGGACCGAGGCTGACGAGCCGGGGTGGGAGGTGGACCCGGACGACGAGTGGGGCGTGGCCGTAGTGGCCACCGTGGGACGGCAGTTGAAGCTCCGGCGCGAGGCCGTGGGGATGCGGGCCGGTGACTTCGGGAAGGCCGTCGGGTACGGCGAGGACCTCGTCTACAAGATCGAGAGCGGCAAGCGGATTCCTCGGCCGGAGTATCTGGACAAGGCGGACGAGGTGCTGGGGGCGGGCGGGTTGCTTGCCGCGATGAAGGAGGACGTGGCGAAGGTCCGGTACCCGAAGAAGGTGCGGGACCTGGCGCAGATGGAGGCGAAGGCTGTTGAGATCGGCCTGTACGAGTGCAACATCATCTCCGGTCTGTTGCAGACGCGGGAGCATGCACATGCCGTCATCGGGGCGGCACAGCCGCCGTATTCCCCGGATGACGTGGAACGCATGGTCACGGCTCGAGTGGCTCGACAGTCGGTATTCGAACGGGACCCATTGCCCGCGCTCAGTTTCGTCCTGGAAGAGGGCGTGCTGAGGCGCCCCATCGGGGGCAGAATGGTGTGGCGTCAGCAGCTCGAACGGCTGCTGGAAGTAGGACAACTGCGCAACGTCGTCCTCCAGGTGATGCCGATGAACTGCGACACTCACTCCGGACTGGACGGGCGAATCGAGTTGCTCAAGTTCGCGGACGGTACGGCGGTAGGTCGCTCCGACGGTGTGTGCAACGGCCGCCCTGTGCATGATCCTCGGCACCTGCGCATTCTCGAACTGCGGTATGGCACCATCCGGGCTCAGGCGCTCTCGCCCCGGGAGTCGCTGACCCTCATCGAGCAACTGCTGGGAGAAACATGATCCGCAAGGCGACTGCTGGGGAAACCTCCGAACTGGCCTGGTTCAAGAGCAGTTACAGCGGCGGCAACGACGGTGAATCCTGCGTCGAGGTCGCCACCGTTCCCGGCATCGTCCACGTGCGTGATTCCAAGTTCGAGGACGCCGGTCCTCGTCTCGCTGTCGCGTCGGAGACGTGGGCGGGCTTCATCGGGCAACTGCTGGGAGAAACGTGATCCGCGAGGCCTCTGCCGGCGACGGCTGCGAACCGGCCTGGTTCAAGAGCAGCTACAGCGACGGCAACGAAGGCGATTCCTGCGTCGAGGTCGCCACCACTTCCGGCGCCGTCCACGTCCGTGATTCCAAGTTCGAGGACGCCGGTCCCCGTCTCGCCCTCGCGGCGGAGACGTGGGCGGGCTTCCTGGCCTACTGCGGCCGGTAGCCCGCCCCTCGACTGACCGTGCCCTATCGGGCCACGAACTGGGTGAGGATGGCCTGCACCTCGTAGATGTCGACGCCCTTGGTGAAGGTCTTGGTGATCGGCATCTGGGCGCCGGAGAGCCAGATCTTCAGCTCGGCGTCGAGGTCGAAGGTGCCGGCGGTCTCCACCGCGAAGTGGGTGATGCTGCGGTACGGGACGGAGTGGTACTCCACCTTCTTGCCGGTGATGCCCTGCTTGTCGACCAGGATCAGGCGGCGGTCGGTGAACAGGATGGTGTCGCGGATCAGCAGGTACGCGGCGTGCACCTGCTCCCCCTGGCCCAGCAGCCGGGCGTAGTCCTGCGTCGCCTGGGCCGGGTCGATGGCGTGCGCGTTGCCGAAAAGAGCCATGTCAGTGGTCCCCCCACTCGGTAGTGATCTTCGGGCAATCTACCCGTCGGGTGGCTCGTTCGCACCGGTTCGAACGTCCGGATCACGTACCGGTCGTGTCACCGTCGATCGTGTCCGGGGAGGCGCCGTCCTCCAGCAGGCGCTCCGCGATGTCGTCGGACCACGCCTGGGCCCAGGCCCGCAGGCCGCCGATCTCCGTCTCTGGCAGGCCGTACGTGGTGAAGGCGCCGTCCGGATACCAGTCGGTGCCGGTCAGCCGGGACTGGAGGGTCGGCAGGTCGAACGGGTCGTGGGCGTGGCGGCGGCCCAGTTCCTCCAGGTCGGGGAAGCTGTAGCGGGCCGCGGCGGCGCGGGCGTCGAGCAGGTCGACGGCCGCGCCCCGGTCGTACAGCGCGCGGATCTTGGTGCCGACGGCGTCGTCCAGGGCGAGCGTGGGGCCGTACTCCGTGCGGACCGGGGGCTGCCAGAACACCTCCCTGTGGAGGGCGAGTTCGCAGGGCTCGTCCGTCTCCGGGGCGGTGGCCGTGAGCTGCGCCGACAGCGGGGTGACGGTGTGCACGGCGACCTCCCGGCCCAGGGAGCGCAGCGCCGCCGCGACCTCGCCGGCGACGCGGTCCATCGGCTCGGGGCTCTCGGTCGCGACGTCGACGTTGGCGTGCGGGCGGTGCAGCAGACCGTGCGCCTCCAGGGCGTACCCGCCCGCCAGGACGAGCGGGAAGGGGCCGCCTGCGGCGACGGCGTCGGCGATGAGCCCGCGGTGCGGGACGGCAAGGTTCCTCACGGGTCCTGCACTCTGCCAGAGACCGTGCCGGGGCGGGCTCAGCCGCGCCGCCGCCGGGAGCGGGGCGCGGCGGTGGGCCCGGCGGCTACTGCGGCTCGCCGCCGAAGCGCTCCTTGTAGTCGGCCAGGTCGTCGTCCGTCAGCTTGGCGAACAGGACCGGGGGCACCGTGAAGGGGGTGCCGGCCGGGACGGAGGCCAGGGACTTCGCCTCGTCCTCGGTGACCCAGGTGGCCGCGTCGTCCGCGAGGCGGAACGCGGCGCGCATGGCGGCCGAGGTGGCCGGGATGAACGGCTCGGAGACCACCGCGTAGAGGTGGATGAGGTTCATCGCGGTGCGCAGGGTCAGCGCGGCGCCGTCCTTGTCCGTCTTGATCTCCAGCCAGGGGGCCTTCTCCTCCAGGTAGGAGTTGCCCGCGGACCACAGGGCGCGCAGCGCCGCGGCGGCCTTGCGGAACTGGAGGGCCTCCATCTGCTGCTCGTACTCGGCGAGCAGGCGGGCGATCTCCTCGCCCAGGCGGGCCTCCGCCTCGCCGGGCGCGCCGCCCGCCGGGACCTCCTCGCCGAAGCGCTTCTTGGAGAAGGACAGCACCCGGTTGACGAAGTTGCCGAGGGTGTCGGCGAGGTCCTTGTTGACGGTGGCGGTGAAGTGCTCCCAGGTGAACGAGGAGTCGTCCGACTCGGGGGCGTTGGCGATGAGGAAGTAGCGCCAGTAGTCCGCCGGGAGGATCTCCAGGGCCTGGTCGGTGAAGACACCGCGCTTCTGGCTGGTGGAGAACTTGCCGCCGTAGTACGTCAGCCAGTTGAAGGCCTTGACGTAGTCGACCTTCTTCCACGGCTCGCGCACGCCCAGCTCGGTGGCCGGGAACATCACGGTGTGGAAGGGGACGTTGTCCTTCGCCATGAACTCGGTGTAGCGGACGGTGTCGTCCGCCTCGTACCACCAGGACTTCCAGTCCCGGTTCTCCGGGTCCTGGTCCGCCCACTCCTTCGTCGCGCCGATGTACTCGATCGGGGCGTCGAACCAGACGTAGAAGACCTTGCCCTCGGCCGCCAGCTCCGGCCAGGTGTCGGCCGGGACCGGGACGCCCCAGTCCAGGTCGCGGGTGATGGCGCGGTCGTGGAGGCCCTCGTTCAGCCACTTGCGGGCGATGGAGGAGGCCAGCTGCGGCCAGTCGTCCTCGTGGCGGGCGACCCAGGCCTCGACCTCGTGCTGGAGCTTGGACTGCAGGAGGAACAGGTGCTTGGTCTCCCGCACCTCCAGGTCGGTGCTGCCGGAGATCGCCGAGCGCGGGTTCAGCAGGTCCGTGGGGTCGAGGACGCGGGTGCAGTTCTCGCACTGGTCGCCGCGGGCCTTGTCGTAGCCGCAATGGGGGCAGGTGCCCTCGACGTAGCGGTCCGGGAGGAAGCGGTGGTCGGCCGGGCTGTAGACCTGGCGGATCGCCCGCTCCTCGATGAAGCCGTTCTCGTGCAGCTTGCGGGCGAAGTGCTGGGTGATCTCGACGTTCTGCGGGCTGGAGCTGCGGCCGAAGTAGTCGAACGCGAGTGCGAAGCCGTCGTAGACGGCCTTCTGGGCGTCGTGGGCCTGGGCGCAGAACTCCGCGACCGGCAGGCCCTGCTCCTTCGCCGCCAGCTCGGCGGGGGTGCCGTGCTCGTCCGTCGCGCAGATGTAGAGGACGTCGTGACCGCGCTGGCGGAGGTACCGGGCGTACACGTCCGCCGGGAGCATGGACCCCACCATGTTGCCCAGGTGCTTGATCCCGTTGATGTAGGGAAGGGCGCTCGTGATGAGGTGTCGAGCCATGGCTTGGCTGCTCCCGGGTCGGTTGTTTACGAACCTTGAAATCGTAGCCGAGACGGGTGGGCCGCCCGCTTCCCGTTCTGAGGGGTGGGAAGGGGCGGCCGTCCTCGGCTGTGCGGTGATCTTCCGGGGCTTCCCCTACGGGCGCCAGTCCGCCAGTACGCCCTCGTAGACCTCGGTGTCCGTCAGCTCGCGCGGGGTCGGGCCCGCGTGGAAGAAGGACGTGTTGCCGGTCTTCAGCTTGCGGAGGTAGTCGAAGGCCTTGTTGTCGTGCTCACCGAAGGCGACGAAGGTGAAGTGGACGTGGGGGTGGGTCTCGGCGGCGGAGGCGAGGGCCTGGGTGGCGGGGGTCTTCGCGTCCGGGGCGCCGTCGGTCTGGAAGATCACCAGGGCGGGCGTGTCCGGGCCGGCGGTCTTGTCGTGGTGGGCGAGGACGTCCTCGACGGCGACGTGGTAGCTCGTACGCCCCATGCGGCCGAGGGCGGCGTGCAGCTCGTCGATCTTGTTCTCGTGGTCGGAGAGGGTGAGTTCGCCGGTGCCGTCCAGCTCCGTGGAGAAGAAGGTGACGTGGACCGTGGCCTCGGGGTCGAGGTGGGCCGCGAGGGCGAGGGTCTGCTCCGCGAGGGCCTGGGCCGAGCCGTCCTTGTAGTACGGGCGCATGGAGGCGGAGCGGTCGAGGACGAGGTGGATCTTGGCTCGGGTGCCGGTGAGGTCGGTCTTCTTGAGGGCCTTCGCGGCGGCCTTGTAGGCGGTGGTGAGGCCGGGGGCGCGGGATTTGAGGCGGGGGAGGGTGAGGGCGGGGCCCTGCGGGGCGGGGCCCTGCGGGGCTTGGTCGGTGTTTGCGGCCTCGGCTTCGCCTTCGGCCGGTGTGGTGTTCCCACCCGCACCACCCGTGCGGGATGCGTCGTCGGCTGCGGGTGGCCCCTGTGGGGCGGACTCGCCGTCGGCGGCTGCCGACTGGGGGGCGCTGCCCGCCTGCGGCTCCGCCTCGGCCTCGGGCTCCTCAGTCTGCGGCTGTGCGT includes:
- the aspS gene encoding aspartate--tRNA ligase, producing the protein MHRYRSHTCGELRASDVGTDVRLSGWLHNRRDLGGILFIDLRDHYGITQLVARPGTAAYEALDKVSKESTVRVDGTVVSRGTENVNPDLPTGEVEVEVREVELLGAAAPLPFTINTEDGVNEERRLEYRFLDLRRERMHRNIMLRTAVISAIRHKMTALGFNEMATPILSATSPEGARDFVVPSRLHPGKFYALPQAPQQFKQLLMISGFDRYFQIAPCFRDEDARADRSPGEFYQLDIEMSFVEQEDVFQPVEKLMTELFEEFGGGRHVTSPFPRIPFREAMLKYGSDKPDLRAKLELVDITDIFEGSEFKAFAGKHVRALPVPAVQDQPRKFFDQLGEFAVTLGAKGLAWVRVGEDGKLSGPIAKFLTEENVKVLTERLGLEAGHAVFFGAGEFDEVSKIMGAVRVEAAKRAGHFEEGVFRFCWIVDFPMYEKDEETGAIDFSHNPFSMPQGGLEALETQDPLDILGWQYDIVCNGVELSSGAIRNHDPEIMLKAFEIAGYDRETVEEKFAGMLRAFRFGAPPHGGIAPGVDRIVMLLADEPNIRETIAFPLNGNAQDLMMGAPTELEEARLKELHLSVRKPQPK
- a CDS encoding helix-turn-helix domain-containing protein — its product is MDTENRSVPARVQSRIPAKNHPDGHRTAGVVHDHVRHTENFTVIGNDLAQHPELSLLAIGLACYIQSVRPGTAVDIKTLAARFPEGPTRIAAALRELETHGYLRRSRERTPTGRIVTRTISCNRPGHRATRETPARRTTTRRTATDEPAPRKRLPAVPQPSYPSPALLRTAVDVLAGLRRHDPRLLLSATDAEHLAPGVAAWLERDLTPTAVRHALTANLPNEPLARLAAQLPPPPPLRPPASPVPERRHPLQTCDGCDRAFRAPSPGRCRDCRSEHSEAA
- a CDS encoding ATP-binding protein; translated protein: MSDVNRQLPQPGGPVRNFSVLLSATPRGARLARLLATEQLRTWGLPLDPAQLIVAELANNAATHGRVPGRSFRLLLYVVGRTLRIEVTDTRGDRLPRRRSAGPIEESGRGLTLVAALADRWGVTPCLPPRKTVWAELTLAAPLPPEHDGPRSGRTCAPQEPPTEEKEPRQAPPLPPAGQAHSRE
- a CDS encoding helix-turn-helix transcriptional regulator: MSVDGEVRRLRTEADEPGWEVDPDDEWGVAVVATVGRQLKLRREAVGMRAGDFGKAVGYGEDLVYKIESGKRIPRPEYLDKADEVLGAGGLLAAMKEDVAKVRYPKKVRDLAQMEAKAVEIGLYECNIISGLLQTREHAHAVIGAAQPPYSPDDVERMVTARVARQSVFERDPLPALSFVLEEGVLRRPIGGRMVWRQQLERLLEVGQLRNVVLQVMPMNCDTHSGLDGRIELLKFADGTAVGRSDGVCNGRPVHDPRHLRILELRYGTIRAQALSPRESLTLIEQLLGET
- a CDS encoding DUF397 domain-containing protein, whose product is MIRKATAGETSELAWFKSSYSGGNDGESCVEVATVPGIVHVRDSKFEDAGPRLAVASETWAGFIGQLLGET
- a CDS encoding DUF397 domain-containing protein, with amino-acid sequence MIREASAGDGCEPAWFKSSYSDGNEGDSCVEVATTSGAVHVRDSKFEDAGPRLALAAETWAGFLAYCGR
- a CDS encoding PH domain-containing protein, with the protein product MALFGNAHAIDPAQATQDYARLLGQGEQVHAAYLLIRDTILFTDRRLILVDKQGITGKKVEYHSVPYRSITHFAVETAGTFDLDAELKIWLSGAQMPITKTFTKGVDIYEVQAILTQFVAR
- the metG gene encoding methionine--tRNA ligase — its product is MARHLITSALPYINGIKHLGNMVGSMLPADVYARYLRQRGHDVLYICATDEHGTPAELAAKEQGLPVAEFCAQAHDAQKAVYDGFALAFDYFGRSSSPQNVEITQHFARKLHENGFIEERAIRQVYSPADHRFLPDRYVEGTCPHCGYDKARGDQCENCTRVLDPTDLLNPRSAISGSTDLEVRETKHLFLLQSKLQHEVEAWVARHEDDWPQLASSIARKWLNEGLHDRAITRDLDWGVPVPADTWPELAAEGKVFYVWFDAPIEYIGATKEWADQDPENRDWKSWWYEADDTVRYTEFMAKDNVPFHTVMFPATELGVREPWKKVDYVKAFNWLTYYGGKFSTSQKRGVFTDQALEILPADYWRYFLIANAPESDDSSFTWEHFTATVNKDLADTLGNFVNRVLSFSKKRFGEEVPAGGAPGEAEARLGEEIARLLAEYEQQMEALQFRKAAAALRALWSAGNSYLEEKAPWLEIKTDKDGAALTLRTAMNLIHLYAVVSEPFIPATSAAMRAAFRLADDAATWVTEDEAKSLASVPAGTPFTVPPVLFAKLTDDDLADYKERFGGEPQ